In a single window of the Osmerus eperlanus chromosome 4, fOsmEpe2.1, whole genome shotgun sequence genome:
- the LOC134018782 gene encoding proteasomal ubiquitin receptor ADRM1-like has translation MSSGALFPSLVSGSRGSSSKYLVEFRAGKMTLKGSTVTPDKRKGQVYIQQTDDSLIHFCWKDRTTGNVDDDLIIFPDDCEFKRVNQCTTGRVFVLKFKAGSKRLFFWMQEPKTDKDEEYCRKVNEYLNNPPMPGALGSGGSGGSGGHELSALGGEGGLQSLLGNMSHNQLMQLIGPTGLGGLGGLGALAGPGLASLLGSGASSASNSSTSPTSAVSPTSTSAATRLGSSQVPTTPITPSATSAASPTSSPSTPAVPPLSAGASSPTQAIQLSDLQSILATMNVPSSGQGVDLASVVTPEVMAPILANTEVQQRLLPFLPSGEALLQSPDELHNTITSPQFQQSMSMFSSALASGQLGPLMNQFGLPAEAVDAANKGDVEAFAKAMETDTKSDQEDESKDKKDDDEDMSLD, from the exons ATGTCTTCGGGAGCTCTATTCCCCAGTCTGGTGTCCGGCTCTCGCGGGTCCTCCAGCAAATACCTAGTGGAGTTTCGGGCTGGGAAGATGACCCTTAAAGGCAGCACGGTGACCCCGGACAAACGCAAGGGGCAGGTCTACATCCAGCAGACGGATGACTCTCTCATCCATTTCTGTTGGAAGGATCGCACAACTGGAAATGTGGATGAT GACCTGATCATCTTCCCAGACGATTGTGAGTTCAAGAGGGTCAACCAGTGCACTACTGGTCGTGTGTTTGTCCTGAAATTCAAAGCTGGCTCCAAGAGACTTTTCTTTTGGATGCAG GAGCCTAAGACTGATAAGGATGAGGAGTACTGCCGTAAAGTGAATGAGTATCTGAACAACCCACCCATGCCTGGAGCGCTGGGCAGTGGGGGCAGTGGGGGCAGTGGAGGGCATGAGTTATCTGCTCTGGGTG GTGAGGGTGGTCTGCAGAGCCTGCTTGGTAACATGAGTCACAACCAACTAATGCAGCTTATCGGGCCGACTGGATTAGGTGGTCTTG GTGGCCTTGGGGCCTTGGCGGGACCAGGCCTGGCCAGTCTCCTGGGCAGTGGGGCTTCCTCAGCCAGCAACTCTTCTACAAG TCCAACTTCAGCAGTAAGTCCCACCTCCACATCTGCTGCCACCAGACTTGGTTCATCCCAGGTACCAACCACACCCATCACCCCGTCTGCTACCTCAGCAGCCTCTCCCACCAGCAGTCCCTCCACTcctgctgtccctcctctctcagccgGCGCCTCCAGCCCCACTCAGGCCATCCAGCTGAGCGACCTGCAGAGCATCCTGGCAACCATGAACGTTCCCTCCTctgggcagggag TGGACCTGGCCAGTGTTGTGACTCCTGAGGTCATGGCTCCTATCCTGGCCAACACTGAGGTGCAGCAGAGGCTGCTGCCCTTCCTGCCCTCGGGAGAGGCTCTGCTGCAGAGCCCAGACGAGCTCCACAACACCATCACCTCCCCGCAGTTTCAGCAG TCTATGAGTATGTTCAGCAGTGCTCTGGCATCAGGGCAGTTGGGCCCCTTAATGAACCAGTTTGGCCTGCCTGCTGAGGCAGTTGATGCAGCCAACAAAGGAG ATGTGGAAGCTTTCGCCAAAGCCATGGAAAccgataccaaatctgaccagGAAGATGAATCCAAAGACAAGAAAGATGATGACGAAGACATGAGTCTGGATTAG